A genomic segment from Parolsenella catena encodes:
- a CDS encoding YhgE/Pip domain-containing protein, protein MSKIWSFIKRDARRLHLNVISLVVIVGIIVVPTFYAWFNIAGSWDPYGNTDNLKVAVANCDAGYSSDLMPVEINFGDRVEAELRESTSIGYTFTSEEDALEGVRSGEYYAAVVIPEDFSTEMMTVLTPNPTRPQVTFYQNDKANAIAQIVTNKASSAIQADINKSFASSITTVGAGVLEELGNYLDDDNLADVAAKLDDAVSSSTSALTDTATNLRDFSGVIGSTQGMLGSSSSTLGTSLSSTLDLSGSLSSAANDVRGLGSALDGATDSLNDAISSSTSSLDSVSGAVDQAFSTADGQIDKLTSALGSAAGVADDSASRLDALSSKLGAAADTASHAIKGIDAQLAGMAETNPLYAVLTKARAAAVNARDNASEGQAQASAAAGQMRTLSSQLNKTAGDVASGKQTAADAKEKLSGVISSAKSGITTVQGVYESDLRGSLGTLADQIDGAAGNAQTITDSLSKTFGDVSSMAGSAADGLGDAASAINEAADALDTAASRLSELHAKLSAALDSQDMQQVRDILTANPDDLASFISSPVAVDRNAVFAIENNGSAMAPFYTTLAIWIGGVVLAALVKTNASEKALEETGCSHTQAYIARLALFTLIGLLQSTLICAGDLYYLGVQCANPVLFFLAGWLASFTFVNIIYALTASFGDVGKAIAVVLMVIQVAGSGGTFPREMLPQAFQAIYPFLPFVHAENAMRAAMFGLYGNDFWVSLGTLAGFIVPALLLGLVLRKPIIRLNEWVERKLESTKLM, encoded by the coding sequence ATGAGCAAGATCTGGTCATTCATCAAGCGTGACGCCCGTCGCCTGCACCTGAACGTCATCAGCCTCGTCGTCATCGTGGGCATCATCGTCGTGCCGACGTTCTACGCCTGGTTCAACATCGCCGGCTCCTGGGACCCCTACGGCAACACCGACAACCTCAAGGTGGCCGTCGCTAACTGCGACGCAGGCTACTCCTCGGACCTCATGCCCGTGGAAATCAACTTCGGCGACCGCGTGGAGGCGGAGCTGCGCGAGTCCACGAGCATCGGCTACACCTTCACCTCGGAGGAGGACGCCCTCGAGGGCGTGCGCTCCGGCGAGTACTACGCGGCCGTCGTGATCCCGGAGGACTTCTCCACCGAGATGATGACCGTGCTCACGCCCAATCCCACGCGCCCGCAGGTCACCTTCTACCAGAACGACAAGGCCAACGCGATCGCGCAGATCGTCACGAACAAGGCCTCCTCGGCCATCCAGGCAGACATCAACAAGTCGTTCGCGAGCTCCATCACCACGGTGGGTGCCGGCGTGCTCGAGGAGCTGGGCAACTACCTCGATGACGACAACCTCGCCGACGTGGCCGCCAAGCTCGACGACGCCGTGTCCTCCTCCACCTCCGCGCTCACCGACACCGCCACCAACCTGCGCGACTTCTCGGGCGTCATCGGCTCCACGCAGGGCATGCTTGGCAGCTCCTCCTCAACGCTTGGCACGTCGCTCTCCTCCACGCTCGACCTGAGCGGCAGCCTCTCCTCCGCGGCAAACGACGTGCGCGGGCTCGGCAGCGCGCTCGATGGCGCTACCGACTCGCTCAATGACGCGATCTCCTCGAGCACCTCGAGCCTGGACTCCGTGAGCGGTGCCGTCGACCAGGCGTTCTCCACGGCAGACGGCCAAATTGACAAGCTCACCTCCGCCCTGGGATCTGCCGCCGGCGTGGCCGATGACAGCGCGAGCAGGCTCGACGCACTCTCCTCCAAGCTGGGAGCCGCCGCAGACACCGCCTCGCACGCCATCAAAGGCATCGACGCGCAGCTTGCCGGCATGGCAGAGACCAACCCTCTTTACGCCGTGCTTACCAAGGCACGCGCTGCGGCCGTGAATGCCCGCGACAACGCGAGCGAGGGCCAGGCGCAGGCAAGCGCCGCCGCCGGGCAGATGCGAACGCTCTCCTCGCAGCTCAACAAGACCGCAGGCGACGTTGCAAGCGGCAAGCAGACCGCGGCGGACGCCAAGGAGAAGCTCTCCGGCGTTATCTCGAGCGCCAAGAGCGGCATCACCACCGTGCAGGGCGTCTACGAGAGCGACCTCAGGGGAAGCCTCGGCACCCTGGCGGACCAGATCGACGGCGCAGCCGGCAATGCCCAGACCATCACGGACAGCCTCTCCAAGACGTTTGGCGACGTGAGCTCCATGGCGGGCTCTGCCGCAGACGGCCTGGGTGACGCCGCGAGCGCCATCAACGAGGCGGCAGACGCCCTCGACACGGCGGCATCGAGGCTCTCCGAGCTGCACGCCAAGCTTAGCGCCGCGCTCGACTCCCAGGACATGCAGCAGGTGCGAGACATCCTCACGGCCAACCCCGACGACCTCGCGAGCTTCATCTCCTCGCCCGTGGCGGTGGACCGCAACGCCGTCTTTGCCATCGAGAACAACGGCAGCGCCATGGCCCCGTTCTACACGACGCTCGCCATATGGATCGGCGGCGTGGTGCTTGCCGCCCTCGTGAAGACCAACGCGAGCGAGAAGGCCCTCGAGGAGACGGGCTGCAGCCACACGCAGGCCTATATCGCACGTCTTGCGTTGTTCACGCTCATCGGCCTTCTGCAGAGCACGCTCATCTGCGCGGGAGACCTGTACTACCTCGGCGTCCAGTGCGCCAATCCCGTGCTGTTCTTCCTTGCCGGCTGGCTGGCGAGTTTCACGTTCGTGAACATCATCTACGCGCTCACGGCCTCGTTCGGTGACGTGGGCAAGGCCATTGCCGTCGTGCTCATGGTCATCCAGGTCGCCGGCTCGGGCGGCACGTTCCCACGCGAGATGCTGCCCCAGGCGTTCCAGGCCATCTACCCGTTCCTGCCATTCGTGCACGCGGAGAACGCCATGCGCGCCGCCATGTTCGGCCTGTACGGCAACGACTTCTGGGTGAGCCTTGGCACGCTCGCTGGCTTTATCGTACCCGCGCTCTTGCTGGGCCTCGTACTTCGCAAGCCAATCATTCGCCTCAACGAGTGGGTTGAGAGAAAGCTCGAGAGTACCAAGCTCATGTAG
- a CDS encoding TlyA family RNA methyltransferase — translation MPKHRLDDELVAQGFFRSKDDAMRAVMAGDVSGPSMRYASAGTQVRPGCELHVRGQLPYVSRGGLKLERGLDFFGFDPMGLTCVDVGCSTGGFTDCLLSRGAARVTSVDVGYAQFDWSLRQDERVTLLERTNIVDVPNEENAATFDLAVCDVSFTSVLTVLPAVCELLGPQGRFLTLVKPQFEAAREDVGEGGVVRRSEVRRRAVERVAAALNEAGLAVQGCCESAITGAKGNHEYLLLGVRGERPAELDLSFIA, via the coding sequence GTGCCGAAGCACAGGCTTGACGACGAGCTCGTGGCGCAGGGCTTCTTTCGCTCCAAGGACGACGCGATGCGCGCCGTCATGGCCGGTGACGTCTCCGGCCCCTCCATGCGCTATGCGTCCGCAGGCACGCAGGTTCGCCCTGGTTGCGAGCTGCACGTGCGCGGTCAGCTTCCCTACGTGAGTCGAGGCGGCCTCAAGCTTGAGCGCGGCCTCGACTTCTTTGGCTTTGATCCCATGGGCCTTACATGCGTGGACGTGGGCTGTTCCACCGGTGGCTTCACCGATTGCTTGCTCAGCCGTGGCGCCGCTCGCGTGACGTCTGTCGACGTGGGCTACGCTCAGTTCGACTGGTCGCTCAGGCAAGACGAGCGCGTGACGCTTCTGGAGCGCACGAACATCGTTGACGTTCCCAACGAGGAAAACGCGGCCACGTTTGACCTGGCTGTCTGCGACGTCTCATTCACCTCAGTGCTTACCGTACTGCCCGCCGTGTGCGAGCTTCTCGGCCCGCAGGGGCGCTTTCTCACGCTCGTGAAGCCCCAGTTCGAGGCTGCTCGCGAGGACGTGGGGGAGGGTGGCGTCGTGCGCAGGTCCGAGGTGCGTCGACGGGCCGTGGAGCGCGTGGCCGCAGCGCTCAACGAGGCTGGCCTTGCCGTCCAGGGCTGCTGCGAGAGCGCGATCACGGGCGCCAAGGGAAACCACGAGTACCTGCTCCTCGGCGTGCGTGGAGAGCGGCCCGCGGAGCTCGACCTCTCGTTCATCGCATAG
- a CDS encoding exodeoxyribonuclease VII small subunit — protein MAKAPDISGYERFSDVTARLDEIIADVRKKDTSLERSLDLFDEAIALGTRAVDLVDKAAFSPEERERLAEPVSAQDADEDEKATGEFEAKDAAEHASADSADEAK, from the coding sequence ATGGCCAAGGCTCCCGACATCTCCGGTTACGAGCGCTTCTCTGACGTTACGGCTCGCCTTGATGAGATCATTGCGGACGTGCGCAAGAAGGACACGTCGCTCGAGCGCTCTCTTGACCTCTTTGACGAGGCCATCGCGCTGGGAACGCGCGCCGTGGACCTCGTTGACAAGGCGGCGTTCTCTCCCGAGGAGCGCGAGCGCCTGGCCGAGCCCGTCTCGGCGCAGGATGCCGATGAAGACGAGAAGGCCACCGGCGAGTTCGAGGCCAAGGATGCGGCCGAGCACGCCAGCGCAGACTCCGCCGATGAGGCCAAGTAG
- the nusB gene encoding transcription antitermination factor NusB, producing the protein MSSNHKHIGGRTLSRCNALQLLFQAEASGRSVADVLSGEYALSEGPLDEYGELLARGTYEHLADIDAVLSEASRNWSLSRVSATDRNLLRIALFEILYVDEVASAVAIDECVELAKAFGSSEESSRFVNGILGRIQTDIDAGVDVVEKGHAHAAAEAEERARQQAAHEQSFGEDDYPYDDGDNWSGEGE; encoded by the coding sequence TTGTCTTCTAACCACAAGCACATCGGGGGACGCACGCTCTCTCGCTGTAATGCCCTTCAGCTTCTGTTCCAGGCCGAGGCCAGCGGTCGTTCCGTCGCCGACGTCCTCTCCGGCGAGTACGCCCTGTCCGAGGGCCCGCTTGACGAGTACGGCGAGCTTCTCGCGCGTGGCACGTATGAGCACCTTGCAGACATTGACGCCGTGCTTTCCGAGGCCTCGCGCAACTGGAGCCTCTCCCGCGTCTCTGCCACGGACCGCAACCTGCTGCGCATCGCCCTGTTCGAGATCCTCTACGTTGACGAGGTGGCCTCCGCGGTCGCCATCGACGAGTGCGTCGAGCTTGCCAAGGCGTTTGGCAGCTCCGAGGAGTCGAGCCGTTTCGTGAACGGTATCCTCGGCCGCATTCAGACCGACATCGACGCCGGCGTCGACGTTGTGGAGAAGGGTCACGCCCACGCGGCCGCCGAGGCCGAGGAGCGCGCTCGTCAGCAGGCTGCCCATGAGCAGTCCTTTGGCGAGGATGACTATCCCTATGACGACGGTGACAACTGGTCTGGAGAGGGCGAGTAG
- a CDS encoding Asp23/Gls24 family envelope stress response protein: MSNELRIAGMGVSKSVVSTIVSAAAEKVEGVASVYGKDIASGIIAMLTSKPQPTASAVECSVVDGDAIAITVRLVVFFGYPFTKLAEEVRAAVAEAVDAQIGVRVASIDVCIDELVFPKE; the protein is encoded by the coding sequence ATGAGCAATGAGCTGAGAATCGCCGGCATGGGCGTCTCCAAGAGCGTCGTCTCCACGATCGTGAGCGCCGCCGCCGAGAAGGTCGAGGGCGTGGCCTCCGTCTATGGCAAGGACATCGCCAGTGGCATCATCGCCATGCTGACCTCCAAGCCCCAGCCCACGGCGAGCGCCGTCGAGTGCAGCGTCGTCGACGGCGACGCCATCGCCATCACCGTTCGTCTCGTCGTGTTCTTTGGCTACCCGTTCACCAAGCTCGCCGAGGAGGTCCGCGCCGCCGTTGCCGAGGCCGTGGATGCCCAGATTGGCGTGCGCGTCGCTAGCATCGACGTCTGCATCGATGAGCTCGTCTTCCCCAAGGAGTAG
- the efp gene encoding elongation factor P, giving the protein MQQISTAEFKNGMGLKIKDKIYTLVEFQHVKPGKGGAFVRYKIKDLRSGRVIGDQTCNAGSKFDSVMLSTKEMQYLYNDGDNYYFMDMSTYEQIPVPADFIGDNAKWLKENDVCQLMYADDDLLTVQPPMFIEVEITKTDPGFKGDTVQGGGKPATVETGAVIQVPMYLNEGEVIKIDTREGKFVSRV; this is encoded by the coding sequence ATGCAGCAGATCAGCACCGCCGAGTTCAAGAACGGCATGGGCCTCAAGATCAAGGACAAGATCTACACCCTCGTCGAGTTCCAGCACGTCAAGCCGGGCAAGGGCGGCGCCTTCGTTCGCTACAAGATCAAGGACCTCCGCTCCGGCCGCGTCATCGGCGACCAGACCTGCAACGCCGGCTCCAAGTTCGACTCCGTCATGCTCTCCACCAAGGAGATGCAGTACCTCTACAACGACGGTGACAACTACTACTTCATGGACATGAGCACCTACGAGCAGATTCCGGTGCCCGCCGACTTCATCGGCGACAACGCCAAGTGGCTCAAGGAGAACGACGTCTGCCAGCTCATGTACGCCGACGACGACCTGCTCACCGTCCAGCCCCCCATGTTCATCGAGGTCGAGATCACCAAGACCGACCCGGGCTTCAAGGGCGACACCGTCCAGGGCGGCGGCAAGCCGGCTACGGTCGAGACGGGCGCCGTCATCCAGGTGCCGATGTACCTCAACGAGGGCGAGGTCATCAAGATCGACACCCGCGAGGGTAAGTTCGTCTCCCGCGTCTAG
- a CDS encoding DUF956 family protein, with product MAQSQNTRVEYTERASFLSGLGTYGDVMVGDRAFEFYNERNRDDFVQIPWDEVDYVAAEVLPGKKISRFAIFIKDGNKFVFSTRNNKATLRAVREHVDASRIQRSPSLLDVLKAGVRAIPKIPSMIRHEK from the coding sequence ATGGCCCAGTCTCAGAACACGAGGGTCGAGTACACGGAGAGGGCGAGCTTCCTCTCTGGGCTTGGCACGTACGGCGACGTCATGGTGGGGGACCGCGCGTTCGAGTTCTACAACGAGCGCAACCGCGACGACTTCGTCCAGATCCCCTGGGATGAGGTGGACTACGTGGCTGCCGAGGTGCTGCCGGGCAAGAAGATCAGCCGCTTCGCCATCTTCATCAAGGACGGCAACAAGTTCGTCTTCTCCACGCGCAACAACAAGGCAACGCTGCGCGCCGTCCGCGAGCACGTGGACGCGAGCCGCATCCAGAGGAGCCCCTCGCTTCTCGACGTCCTGAAGGCCGGCGTGAGGGCCATCCCCAAGATTCCCTCGATGATCCGTCACGAGAAGTAG
- a CDS encoding PTS system mannose/fructose/sorbose family transporter subunit IID: MAENKFELTAADRKKVWWRHQFLQGSWNYERMQNGGWCYSMIPAIKKLYPAKEDQVAALKRHLEFYNTHPYVSSPVIGVTLALEEERANGAPVDDAAIQGVKVGMMGPLAGVGDPVFWFTVRPILGALGASLALGGSIVGPILFFVAWNIIRMAFEWYTQEFGYKVGSSIAKDLSGGLMGKITEGASILGMFIIGALVQRWVSISFTPIVSQIPQAEGAYIDWSKLPSGSEGIKEALTQYNSIGATALDATKVTTLQQNLDQLIPGLAAVLLTLLCCKLLKKKVSPIVIILALFAVGIIGRLLGFM, from the coding sequence ATGGCAGAGAACAAGTTCGAGCTCACCGCTGCTGACCGCAAGAAGGTCTGGTGGCGCCACCAGTTCCTCCAGGGCTCCTGGAACTACGAGCGCATGCAGAACGGCGGCTGGTGCTACTCCATGATCCCCGCGATCAAGAAGCTCTACCCCGCCAAGGAAGACCAGGTTGCCGCCCTCAAGCGTCACCTCGAGTTCTACAACACGCACCCTTATGTCTCCAGCCCGGTCATCGGCGTCACGCTCGCCCTCGAGGAGGAGCGTGCCAACGGCGCCCCCGTTGACGACGCTGCCATCCAGGGCGTCAAGGTAGGCATGATGGGCCCGCTGGCTGGCGTTGGCGACCCGGTGTTCTGGTTCACCGTGCGCCCGATTCTCGGCGCCCTCGGCGCGTCGCTCGCGCTCGGTGGCTCCATCGTGGGCCCCATCCTCTTCTTCGTGGCGTGGAACATCATCCGTATGGCCTTCGAGTGGTACACGCAGGAGTTTGGCTACAAGGTGGGTTCCTCCATCGCCAAGGACCTCTCCGGCGGCCTCATGGGCAAGATCACCGAAGGTGCCTCCATTCTGGGCATGTTCATCATCGGTGCGCTCGTCCAGCGCTGGGTGTCCATCTCCTTCACGCCGATCGTCTCGCAGATTCCTCAGGCTGAGGGCGCCTACATCGACTGGAGCAAGCTTCCCAGTGGCTCCGAGGGCATTAAGGAGGCCCTGACCCAGTACAACTCCATCGGTGCCACCGCCCTGGACGCCACGAAGGTCACGACGCTGCAGCAGAACCTCGACCAGCTCATCCCCGGCCTCGCCGCCGTGCTGCTCACGCTTCTGTGCTGCAAGCTGCTCAAGAAGAAGGTCAGCCCGATCGTCATCATCCTGGCCCTCTTCGCCGTGGGCATCATTGGTCGTCTGCTCGGCTTCATGTAG
- a CDS encoding PTS mannose/fructose/sorbose transporter subunit IIC has protein sequence MTPITIALIVIVAFLAGMEGILDEFEFHQPLVACTLIGLVSGHLQEGILLGGQLQMIALGWANIGAAVAPDAALASVASAIIMVLALNGGNADVSNAITTSVALAIPLSVAGLFLTMICRTLATGIVHAMDACAEKGDFKGIEVWQVVAICMQGVRIAIPAALLCVIPDSAVTNALNAMPAWLAGGMAVGGGMVAAVGYAMVINMMATKETWPFFILGFVLAAISQLTLIALGLIGISLALVYLGLKDMAKQGGGNGGGSGDPLGDILNDYE, from the coding sequence ATGACTCCAATCACGATTGCTCTCATCGTCATTGTTGCCTTCCTCGCTGGTATGGAAGGCATCCTCGATGAGTTCGAGTTCCACCAGCCCCTGGTGGCCTGCACGCTCATCGGCCTTGTCAGCGGCCATCTCCAGGAGGGCATCCTCCTTGGCGGCCAGCTCCAGATGATTGCCCTCGGCTGGGCGAACATCGGCGCCGCCGTGGCCCCCGACGCCGCGCTTGCATCCGTTGCCTCGGCCATCATCATGGTCCTGGCCCTCAACGGCGGCAATGCTGACGTGAGCAACGCCATCACCACCTCCGTGGCCTTGGCCATCCCGCTGTCCGTCGCTGGCCTGTTCCTCACGATGATCTGCCGTACGCTCGCCACGGGCATCGTCCATGCCATGGACGCCTGCGCCGAGAAGGGCGACTTCAAGGGCATCGAGGTCTGGCAGGTCGTCGCCATCTGCATGCAGGGCGTCCGCATCGCCATTCCGGCCGCGCTGCTCTGCGTCATCCCGGACTCTGCCGTCACGAACGCGCTCAACGCCATGCCCGCATGGCTCGCCGGCGGCATGGCCGTCGGCGGTGGCATGGTTGCTGCCGTAGGCTACGCCATGGTCATCAACATGATGGCCACCAAGGAGACCTGGCCGTTCTTCATCCTCGGCTTCGTCCTCGCTGCCATCTCCCAGCTCACGCTCATCGCCCTTGGCCTCATCGGCATCTCGCTCGCCCTCGTCTACCTTGGCCTCAAGGACATGGCCAAGCAGGGTGGCGGCAACGGTGGCGGCTCCGGCGATCCGCTGGGCGACATTCTGAACGACTACGAGTAG
- a CDS encoding PTS sugar transporter subunit IIB: MVGIVLASHGDLAAGVRQTGSMVFGDQENVAVVSLEPSMGPDDFRANLEKAVASLEDQEQVLFLVDLWGGTPFNQTSAFAKGHDTWAIVTGLNLPMLIEAYSARIDATKSAHDIAAHLVSEGRKGVRVLPEGLEPKVTASKAAAAHAGAIAPGTVLGNGKIDIAAVRIDTRLLHGQVATAWTKQIAPNRIIVVSDGVAHDELRKTMIEQAAPPGVPANVVPISKMVEVAKDPRFGATKAFLLFETPQDLLKCIEGGVDIKKANIGSMAHSVGKVVVTNAIAMGEDDVKTIERLRELGVEFEARKVPSDASENVDAMLKKAKADLAAQANQ, translated from the coding sequence ATGGTAGGGATTGTCCTAGCAAGCCATGGCGATCTTGCGGCGGGCGTCCGGCAGACGGGCTCCATGGTCTTTGGTGACCAGGAGAACGTTGCCGTCGTCAGTCTCGAGCCGTCCATGGGCCCTGATGACTTCAGGGCAAACCTCGAGAAGGCCGTTGCCTCGCTCGAGGACCAGGAGCAGGTCCTGTTCCTGGTCGACCTGTGGGGAGGCACGCCGTTCAACCAGACGAGCGCCTTCGCCAAGGGTCACGACACGTGGGCCATCGTCACGGGTCTGAACCTGCCGATGCTCATCGAGGCATACTCGGCGCGCATCGATGCGACGAAGTCTGCCCATGACATCGCGGCTCACCTCGTCTCCGAGGGTCGCAAGGGCGTTCGCGTCCTTCCCGAGGGCCTCGAGCCCAAGGTGACGGCGTCCAAGGCGGCGGCAGCCCACGCCGGAGCCATCGCCCCCGGCACGGTGCTCGGCAACGGCAAGATCGACATCGCGGCCGTCCGCATCGACACGCGCCTGCTCCACGGCCAGGTGGCTACCGCCTGGACCAAGCAGATTGCGCCCAACCGCATCATCGTGGTCTCCGATGGCGTGGCCCATGACGAGCTGCGCAAGACCATGATCGAGCAGGCCGCGCCTCCGGGAGTTCCGGCCAACGTCGTGCCCATCTCCAAGATGGTCGAGGTCGCCAAGGACCCGCGCTTTGGCGCCACGAAGGCGTTCCTCTTGTTCGAGACTCCGCAGGACCTGCTCAAGTGCATCGAGGGCGGCGTTGACATCAAGAAGGCCAACATCGGCTCCATGGCGCACTCCGTGGGCAAGGTCGTTGTGACGAACGCCATCGCCATGGGCGAGGACGACGTCAAGACCATCGAGAGGCTCCGCGAGCTTGGCGTCGAGTTCGAGGCCCGCAAGGTGCCCTCCGACGCCTCTGAGAACGTCGACGCAATGCTCAAGAAGGCCAAGGCAGACTTGGCCGCCCAGGCAAATCAGTAA
- a CDS encoding M24 family metallopeptidase, producing the protein MADEKACAARVAKLRAIMEERGYDAVILRNNPDLRWLTGCERTFDDEVAHTAVITPTRQLLHTDSRYYNTFCERLGANTAWELDETITGAEQWVADRIREAHARVVAIEDTCTLDFYDALKVALSQRSVACLLPRLHGDLVKLRAVKDSEEIELMRAAQRITDEAFRHICGYIKPGVTEQQIRAELENYMLSHGADGLSFGTIIASGPNGANPHAQPGPRVVEKGDMIVMDYGCTVADYHSDMTRTVCVGEPSDEQRHVYDVVRQAHEECAAMARAGVIGKDVYDHSVKVISDAGYGDFYKHGLGHGVGVEIHEEPNFNRRNMEPIPAGAVITIEPGIYLPGKFGIRLEDFGLVTEDGYEPFTESPHELTVIPC; encoded by the coding sequence ATGGCAGACGAGAAGGCCTGTGCCGCGCGCGTGGCAAAGCTCCGCGCAATCATGGAGGAGCGCGGCTATGACGCCGTCATCCTGCGCAACAACCCTGACCTGCGCTGGCTCACGGGCTGCGAGCGCACGTTCGACGACGAGGTGGCCCACACGGCCGTCATCACGCCCACGCGCCAGCTGCTGCACACGGACTCGCGCTACTACAACACCTTCTGCGAGCGCCTGGGTGCCAACACCGCCTGGGAGCTTGACGAGACCATCACCGGCGCCGAGCAGTGGGTCGCCGACCGCATCCGCGAGGCCCATGCCCGCGTCGTGGCCATCGAGGACACGTGCACGCTCGACTTCTACGATGCCCTCAAGGTTGCCCTTTCGCAGCGCTCCGTGGCGTGCCTGCTTCCGCGCCTGCACGGCGACCTCGTGAAGCTCCGTGCGGTCAAGGACTCCGAGGAGATCGAGCTCATGCGCGCCGCCCAGCGCATCACCGACGAGGCGTTCCGCCACATCTGCGGCTACATCAAGCCGGGCGTCACCGAGCAGCAGATCCGCGCCGAGCTCGAGAACTACATGCTCTCCCACGGCGCCGACGGCCTGTCCTTTGGCACCATCATCGCGAGCGGTCCCAACGGCGCCAACCCGCACGCCCAGCCCGGCCCCCGCGTGGTCGAGAAGGGCGACATGATCGTCATGGACTACGGCTGCACAGTGGCCGACTACCACTCCGACATGACGCGCACCGTCTGCGTGGGCGAGCCCTCAGACGAGCAGCGCCACGTCTACGACGTCGTGCGCCAGGCTCACGAGGAGTGCGCGGCCATGGCCCGTGCCGGCGTCATCGGCAAGGACGTCTACGACCACTCGGTGAAGGTCATCTCGGACGCCGGCTACGGTGACTTCTACAAGCACGGCCTCGGACACGGCGTGGGCGTCGAGATTCACGAGGAGCCCAACTTCAACCGCCGCAACATGGAGCCCATTCCCGCCGGTGCCGTCATCACGATTGAGCCGGGCATCTACCTGCCGGGCAAGTTCGGCATCCGTCTCGAGGACTTCGGCCTCGTCACGGAGGACGGCTATGAGCCGTTCACGGAATCGCCGCATGAGCTCACGGTCATTCCGTGCTAA
- a CDS encoding dehydroquinate synthase/iron-containing alcohol dehydrogenase family protein, translated as MSDENTEAAEQAAPEAKIAPEPAPAPVVRRQSVVMRAGSCDMRVGTGALDQLGNAARIAAGKPSRALLVSGDDIDAELTERCSRLLKDAGFAVSLTSVPAGRAARSIENVTALYQGLASEHVTADDPIVVVGDADVISLAIFAGATWHTGCPVVAVATTLDAVTDVTVTPRPIDAPAAPDMLVARGNARFMIADPSVFVSGDLTNSELMGRAVMVAGAVSAGENSFNELAVRADGVIAAAEDTLVAAILDITKSRARVVSSSALAMRQGILYGQAIGRALERAVESQHADAARYLVDENPGSARLFAEGLRIAARLAAAKQAPDDKLVDFVFTQDGLLEKLGLSEVACVIEPQALLDCLKAEEFSRSNRFMLALPLGFGRVRLTSVPDEMLLEHLSGWCKSRRKLARRRAREAAAVTEATEAPKTSVPETPAPEAPEQAN; from the coding sequence ATGAGTGACGAGAATACCGAGGCCGCCGAGCAGGCGGCGCCCGAGGCAAAGATCGCTCCCGAGCCAGCCCCGGCGCCTGTCGTGCGCAGGCAGTCCGTCGTCATGCGCGCGGGCTCGTGTGACATGCGCGTGGGCACCGGCGCGCTCGACCAGCTTGGCAACGCCGCCAGGATCGCGGCAGGCAAGCCGAGTCGCGCCCTTCTCGTGAGCGGCGATGACATCGACGCCGAGCTCACGGAGAGGTGCAGCAGGCTGCTCAAGGACGCGGGCTTTGCCGTGAGCCTCACGAGCGTGCCCGCCGGACGTGCCGCCCGCAGCATTGAGAACGTCACGGCACTCTACCAGGGGCTTGCCTCCGAGCACGTCACCGCAGACGACCCCATCGTCGTCGTGGGCGATGCCGACGTCATCTCGCTCGCCATCTTCGCGGGCGCCACGTGGCACACGGGGTGCCCCGTCGTCGCCGTGGCCACGACGCTCGACGCCGTAACAGACGTCACCGTGACGCCGCGCCCCATCGACGCCCCGGCCGCGCCCGACATGCTCGTGGCTCGTGGAAACGCCCGCTTCATGATCGCGGACCCAAGCGTGTTTGTCTCCGGCGACCTCACGAACTCCGAGCTCATGGGCCGTGCCGTCATGGTCGCGGGGGCGGTCTCTGCGGGCGAGAACAGCTTCAACGAGCTTGCCGTGCGCGCTGACGGCGTCATTGCCGCCGCGGAGGACACGCTCGTTGCGGCCATCCTCGACATCACGAAGTCCCGAGCCCGCGTGGTCTCCTCGTCGGCCCTCGCCATGAGGCAGGGCATCCTCTATGGCCAGGCCATCGGGCGCGCCCTCGAGCGCGCCGTGGAGTCCCAGCACGCCGATGCCGCCCGCTATCTCGTGGACGAGAATCCCGGCTCGGCGCGCCTGTTCGCCGAGGGCCTGCGCATCGCGGCGCGCCTTGCCGCCGCCAAGCAGGCGCCCGACGACAAGCTCGTTGACTTCGTGTTCACCCAAGACGGCCTGCTCGAGAAGCTTGGTCTTTCCGAGGTCGCCTGCGTCATAGAGCCGCAGGCGCTCCTCGACTGTCTCAAGGCCGAGGAGTTCAGCCGCTCCAACCGCTTCATGCTTGCCCTGCCGCTTGGGTTTGGGCGCGTGCGTCTCACCTCGGTCCCGGACGAGATGCTGCTGGAGCACCTGAGCGGCTGGTGCAAGAGCCGTCGCAAGCTCGCACGCCGTCGCGCCCGCGAGGCGGCCGCGGTCACTGAGGCCACCGAGGCACCCAAGACGTCCGTCCCTGAGACGCCCGCCCCCGAGGCCCCGGAGCAAGCCAACTAG